One genomic region from Ornithinicoccus hortensis encodes:
- a CDS encoding DUF485 domain-containing protein: MSERVTVTHPRRSRPRVRPATVRAEIDEQTGLGVVYITSLVRSQLRLGVAVLAVSLGVLALLPLVFHLFPASTAVQVFGIALPWVLLGVVVYPALLAAAWFYVRNAERVERDFVDLVDRR, encoded by the coding sequence GTGAGCGAGCGGGTCACCGTCACCCACCCGCGGCGCAGCCGTCCCCGGGTGCGCCCCGCGACGGTCCGCGCCGAGATCGACGAGCAGACCGGCCTGGGTGTCGTCTACATCACCTCCCTGGTGCGCTCCCAGCTCCGGCTCGGGGTCGCCGTCCTGGCGGTGTCGCTCGGCGTCCTGGCGCTGCTGCCCCTGGTGTTCCACCTGTTCCCGGCCTCCACGGCGGTCCAGGTCTTCGGGATCGCGCTGCCGTGGGTCCTGCTCGGGGTGGTGGTCTACCCGGCGCTACTCGCCGCGGCCTGGTTCTACGTGCGCAACGCCGAGCGCGTCGAGCGCGACTTCGTGGACCTCGTCGACCGCCGATGA
- a CDS encoding LytR/AlgR family response regulator transcription factor yields MPCVLAVDDEPPALRELAHLLGGDERVDRVLTAADGAAALRVLEQEDVDIVFLDIRMPGLSGLDLARVLARFRQPPAVVFVTAYDDHAVDAFDLRAVDYVMKPYRPERLAAALDRALHQVEGPEEAGRTDDETIPVELGGVTRFVARRDIVYVTAQGDYARLHTAEGSHLLRVPLATLEQRWADAGFVRIHRSHLVALQHVQEIRVEGGRYTVVVGGEQLSVSRRHTRDLRDLLVNRAGG; encoded by the coding sequence ATGCCGTGCGTCCTCGCCGTCGACGACGAACCGCCTGCCCTGCGCGAACTCGCGCACCTGCTGGGCGGCGATGAGCGGGTGGACCGCGTGCTCACCGCCGCCGACGGGGCCGCCGCGCTGCGCGTCCTGGAGCAGGAGGACGTCGACATCGTCTTCCTCGACATCCGGATGCCCGGCCTCTCCGGCCTCGACCTGGCCCGGGTGCTGGCCCGGTTCCGGCAGCCGCCGGCCGTCGTCTTCGTCACCGCCTACGACGACCACGCCGTGGACGCCTTCGACCTGCGCGCCGTCGACTACGTGATGAAGCCCTACCGGCCGGAGCGCCTGGCGGCCGCGCTGGACCGGGCCCTGCACCAGGTGGAGGGCCCGGAAGAGGCCGGACGGACCGACGACGAGACGATCCCGGTGGAGCTGGGCGGCGTGACCCGCTTCGTCGCCCGCCGGGACATCGTCTACGTCACGGCCCAGGGCGACTACGCCCGCCTGCACACCGCCGAGGGCAGCCACCTGTTGCGGGTTCCGCTGGCCACCCTGGAACAACGGTGGGCCGACGCCGGCTTCGTGCGGATCCACCGCAGCCACCTGGTCGCGCTGCAGCACGTGCAGGAGATCCGGGTGGAGGGCGGGCGCTACACCGTGGTCGTCGGCGGCGAGCAGCTCTCGGTCAGCCGGCGGCATACCCGCGACCTGCGGGACCTCCTGGTGAACCGGGCGGGCGGGTGA
- a CDS encoding biotin-dependent carboxyltransferase family protein: MTTARTLRVLETGPLTTVQDFGRPGQSALGIGRSGACDRASHRLANALVGNHPTLATLEVTFGGLVLEADEPLVLATAGARCPGAPHLAPFTLSPGERLSLGTPAAGLRTYLAVRGGIDVDPVLGSRATDVLSGLGPPKPGPGDELPVGDPARPHPGVDVAPVPEPDAGRLTVRVTPGPRYDWFGDAGWQELTGQVYTATSESNRVGVRLDGDPLTRLREGELVSEGMLRGALQVPPSGLPVLFLADHPVTGGYPVIGYVDDLDVDRCAQLRPGQELRFSATRQR, translated from the coding sequence ATGACGACCGCACGCACCCTTCGCGTGCTGGAGACCGGGCCGCTGACGACCGTGCAGGACTTCGGCCGCCCCGGGCAGAGCGCGCTGGGGATCGGCCGGTCCGGCGCCTGCGACCGGGCCAGCCACCGGCTGGCCAACGCCCTGGTGGGCAACCACCCCACGCTCGCCACCCTCGAGGTCACCTTCGGCGGCCTCGTCCTGGAGGCCGACGAGCCGCTGGTCCTGGCCACCGCCGGTGCCAGGTGTCCGGGTGCGCCGCACCTGGCGCCGTTCACCCTGTCCCCGGGCGAACGGCTCTCGCTGGGCACCCCCGCCGCCGGGCTCCGCACCTACCTGGCCGTCCGCGGCGGCATCGACGTCGACCCGGTGCTGGGCTCCCGGGCCACGGACGTACTGTCCGGTCTCGGCCCCCCGAAGCCCGGGCCCGGGGACGAGCTCCCGGTGGGCGACCCGGCCCGGCCGCACCCCGGCGTGGACGTGGCCCCGGTGCCCGAACCCGACGCGGGCCGCCTCACCGTCCGGGTCACCCCCGGGCCCCGCTACGACTGGTTCGGTGACGCGGGCTGGCAGGAGCTGACCGGGCAGGTCTACACCGCCACCAGCGAGTCCAACCGGGTCGGCGTGCGTCTGGACGGCGACCCGCTCACCCGCCTGCGCGAGGGCGAGCTGGTCAGCGAGGGCATGCTCCGCGGAGCGCTCCAGGTGCCGCCCTCCGGACTTCCGGTCCTGTTCCTGGCCGACCACCCGGTCACCGGTGGCTATCCGGTCATCGGGTACGTCGACGACCTCGACGTGGACCGGTGCGCCCAGCTCCGCCCCGGCCAGGAGCTGCGGTTCAGCGCCACCCGGCAGCGCTGA
- a CDS encoding LamB/YcsF family protein: MRTVDLNSDLGEGLGSWGMGDDDALLDIVTSANVACGYHAGDPSIMRRVSEHATRIGVAIGAHVAYRDLAGFGRRFIDVDAATLRDEVTYQIAALAGIARLAGGTVSYVKPHGGLYNAIVTHESQAAAVVAAVKDFDPGLTLMGLPGSAVLRLAQEAGLPVAHEAFADRAYTPEGHLVSRKEPGAVLHDPEEIGRRCIAMATGEPIQDINGDPLTLQPDSICVHGDTPGAVAIARSLRSALEGAGVGLSPFTRVG, encoded by the coding sequence ATGAGGACCGTCGACCTGAACTCCGACCTCGGCGAGGGGCTGGGCAGTTGGGGCATGGGCGATGACGACGCACTGCTCGACATCGTCACCAGCGCCAACGTGGCCTGCGGCTACCACGCCGGGGACCCCAGCATCATGCGGCGGGTCAGCGAGCACGCCACCCGCATCGGGGTGGCCATCGGGGCCCACGTGGCCTACCGCGACCTGGCCGGTTTCGGCCGCCGGTTCATCGACGTCGACGCGGCCACGCTGCGCGACGAGGTGACCTACCAGATCGCGGCACTGGCCGGGATCGCCCGCCTCGCCGGCGGGACGGTCAGCTACGTGAAGCCGCACGGCGGGCTCTACAACGCGATCGTCACCCACGAGTCCCAGGCAGCCGCCGTCGTGGCCGCGGTCAAGGACTTCGACCCGGGCCTCACCCTGATGGGGCTGCCCGGCTCGGCCGTGCTCCGGCTGGCGCAGGAGGCAGGACTGCCCGTCGCCCACGAGGCGTTCGCCGACCGTGCCTACACCCCGGAGGGACACCTGGTGTCCCGCAAGGAGCCGGGCGCCGTGCTGCACGATCCCGAGGAGATCGGCCGACGGTGCATCGCGATGGCCACCGGGGAGCCGATCCAGGACATCAACGGCGACCCGTTGACCCTGCAGCCCGACTCCATCTGCGTGCACGGCGACACCCCCGGCGCGGTTGCCATCGCCCGGTCCCTCCGGTCGGCCCTAGAGGGCGCCGGGGTCGGCCTCTCCCCGTTCACCCGGGTCGGATGA
- a CDS encoding DUF4212 domain-containing protein, protein MDQQQRQQYWKRNLRLMAVLLTIWALVSFGAGIIFVEPLNNVSFLGVPLGFWFAQQGSIITFLILIAVYVWRMDKLDAEYGITEYEEEVRHS, encoded by the coding sequence ATGGACCAGCAGCAACGCCAGCAGTACTGGAAACGCAACCTGCGCCTGATGGCGGTCCTACTCACCATCTGGGCCCTGGTCTCCTTCGGGGCCGGGATCATCTTCGTCGAGCCGCTGAACAACGTCTCGTTCCTGGGCGTACCGCTCGGCTTCTGGTTCGCCCAGCAGGGCTCGATCATCACCTTCCTCATCCTGATCGCCGTCTACGTCTGGCGGATGGACAAGCTCGACGCCGAGTACGGCATCACCGAGTACGAGGAGGAGGTGCGCCACTCGTGA
- the arc gene encoding proteasome ATPase: MTLSQRLGRMQSQNEQLARTLKDAKAQILNLRQDLDAMGNPPLSHALVLERHDDGLVDISLGGRKLRTSAVSDIPRAALAPGREVLLNDAQTIVAAASYETIGEVVTVKELMDDGRVLVLVRGDEERVCRVAGSLEPGTFRVGDGLLMDGRAGFVYERIAKSEVSELVLEEVPDISYEDIGGLTSQIEQIKDAVELPFLHTELYAEHQLRPPKGVLLYGPPGCGKTLIAKAVAASLARKTAEKNGRTDAKSYFLNIKGPELLNKYVGETERHIRMIFQRAREKSSDGTPVVVFFDEMESLFRTRGSGVSSDVETTIVPQLLAEIDGVERLDNVIVIGASNREDMIDPAILRPGRLDVKIKIERPDAESARDIFSKYLTDTVPLHADDLAAHGDDRAETLEAMIAAAVERMYAQIEENKFLEVTYAGGDKEILYFKDFNSGAMINNIVDRAKKMAIKDLLTVGAHGVRLDHLLQACVDEFKENEDLPNTTNPDDWARISGKKGERIVYIRTLVSGKDGASPGRSLERGNTGQYL; encoded by the coding sequence ATGACGCTCAGCCAGCGCCTGGGCCGGATGCAGTCGCAGAACGAGCAGCTGGCCCGCACCCTCAAGGACGCCAAGGCCCAGATCCTCAACCTGCGCCAGGACCTCGACGCGATGGGCAACCCGCCGCTGAGCCACGCCCTCGTCCTGGAGCGCCACGACGACGGCCTGGTCGACATCTCGCTGGGCGGGCGCAAGCTGCGCACCAGCGCCGTGTCGGACATCCCGCGAGCCGCCCTCGCCCCCGGCCGCGAGGTGCTGCTCAACGACGCCCAGACCATCGTGGCCGCGGCCTCCTACGAGACGATCGGGGAGGTCGTCACCGTCAAGGAACTGATGGATGACGGGCGAGTCCTGGTCCTGGTGCGCGGCGACGAGGAGCGGGTATGCCGGGTCGCCGGTTCTCTGGAGCCCGGCACCTTCCGGGTGGGGGACGGTCTGTTGATGGACGGACGCGCCGGGTTCGTCTACGAACGGATCGCCAAGTCCGAGGTCAGCGAGCTGGTCCTGGAGGAGGTGCCGGACATCTCCTACGAGGACATCGGCGGGCTGACCAGCCAGATCGAGCAGATCAAGGACGCCGTCGAGCTGCCCTTCCTGCACACCGAGCTGTATGCCGAGCACCAGCTGCGCCCGCCCAAGGGGGTCCTGCTCTACGGCCCGCCCGGGTGCGGCAAGACGCTGATCGCCAAGGCCGTCGCGGCCTCGCTGGCCCGCAAGACCGCGGAGAAGAACGGGCGGACGGACGCCAAGAGCTACTTCCTGAACATCAAGGGCCCCGAGCTGCTCAACAAGTATGTCGGGGAGACCGAGCGGCACATCCGGATGATCTTCCAGCGGGCCCGGGAGAAGTCCAGCGACGGCACGCCCGTGGTGGTCTTCTTCGACGAGATGGAGTCGCTCTTCCGCACCCGCGGGTCGGGCGTGTCCTCCGACGTGGAGACCACGATCGTCCCGCAGCTGCTCGCCGAGATCGACGGGGTCGAGCGGTTGGACAACGTGATCGTGATCGGCGCCTCCAACCGGGAGGACATGATCGACCCGGCCATCTTGCGGCCCGGTCGCCTGGACGTGAAGATCAAGATCGAGCGTCCCGACGCCGAGAGCGCCCGGGACATCTTCAGCAAGTACCTCACCGACACGGTGCCGCTGCATGCCGACGACCTCGCCGCTCACGGCGACGACCGGGCCGAGACCCTGGAGGCGATGATCGCCGCGGCGGTCGAGCGGATGTACGCCCAGATCGAGGAGAACAAGTTCCTGGAGGTCACCTACGCCGGCGGCGACAAGGAGATCCTCTACTTCAAGGACTTCAACTCCGGCGCCATGATCAACAACATCGTGGACCGGGCCAAGAAGATGGCGATCAAGGACCTGCTCACCGTGGGCGCCCACGGGGTGCGCCTGGACCACCTGTTGCAGGCCTGCGTGGACGAGTTCAAGGAGAACGAGGACCTGCCGAACACCACCAACCCGGACGACTGGGCCCGGATCTCCGGCAAGAAGGGGGAGCGCATCGTCTACATCCGCACCCTCGTGTCGGGCAAGGACGGCGCCAGCCCCGGCCGGTCGCTGGAGCGCGGCAACACCGGCCAGTACCTCTGA
- a CDS encoding cation acetate symporter, with protein sequence MSPTLGLAAILATAVLTILVGAIGVRAARTTSDFYVASRSVTPWWNASAIGGEYLSAASFLGVAGLVLAYGADMLWFPVGYTAGYLVLLVLVAAPLRRSGAYTLPDFAEARLESLTARRTASILVVTIGWLYLLPQFQAAGLTVRTVTGAPRWVGPVLVAVVVLVGVLAGGMRSITFVQAFQYWLKLTALALPAVFVLLLWRADGAPTLHQDGLPTFTETTTVEVATGVSVSVGDPVRVVVDGEIDGTVHDGPLLLERGSHAIASGSELTFPAGSAIPHADALQPLAGEEWVLPLRSATDYPLYATYSLIVALFFGTMGLPHVLVRFYTNPDGRAARRTTLVVLGLLGIFYLFPTIYGALGRLYTPDLLLTGRTDAVVLLLPGRLIEGTAGDALSALVTAGAFAAFLSTSSGLTISVAGVLSQDLIGRRVRNPVTAFRLGASLALVVPIALALVSPSLGIADVVGLAFAVAASSFCPLLLLGIWWRRLTSVGAIAGLVTGGGLSTLAVVATIVASPAGGWWAPLLAQPAAWTMPLAFLVMVLVSLATPGRVAAGVNRTMVRLHTPESVDLDRGDWDPEDRWRSRTS encoded by the coding sequence ATGAGCCCCACCCTCGGCCTGGCCGCGATCCTGGCCACCGCCGTGCTGACCATCCTGGTCGGGGCGATCGGCGTCCGCGCCGCCCGGACGACCAGCGACTTCTACGTGGCTTCCCGGTCGGTCACCCCCTGGTGGAACGCCTCCGCAATCGGCGGGGAGTACCTGTCCGCCGCCTCGTTCCTGGGCGTCGCCGGACTCGTGCTGGCCTACGGCGCGGACATGTTGTGGTTCCCGGTCGGTTATACCGCTGGATACCTCGTCCTGCTGGTGCTGGTCGCCGCCCCGTTGCGACGGTCCGGCGCCTACACCCTGCCCGACTTCGCCGAGGCGCGGCTGGAGTCGCTGACCGCCCGGCGAACCGCCAGCATCCTGGTGGTCACCATCGGTTGGCTCTACCTGCTCCCCCAGTTCCAGGCGGCCGGGCTGACCGTGCGGACGGTCACCGGCGCCCCCCGCTGGGTCGGCCCGGTGCTCGTCGCGGTGGTCGTGCTCGTGGGGGTGCTCGCGGGCGGGATGCGCAGCATCACCTTCGTGCAGGCCTTCCAGTACTGGCTCAAGCTCACCGCCCTGGCCCTGCCCGCCGTCTTCGTGCTCCTCCTCTGGCGGGCCGACGGGGCGCCCACGCTGCACCAGGACGGCCTCCCGACGTTCACCGAGACCACCACGGTGGAGGTCGCGACCGGCGTGTCGGTCTCGGTGGGCGACCCCGTCCGGGTGGTCGTCGACGGTGAGATCGACGGCACCGTGCACGACGGACCCCTGCTGCTGGAGCGCGGGAGCCACGCCATCGCCAGCGGCAGCGAGCTCACTTTCCCCGCCGGCTCGGCCATCCCGCACGCCGACGCCCTCCAGCCGCTGGCCGGCGAGGAGTGGGTGCTGCCGCTGCGGTCGGCCACCGACTACCCGCTCTACGCCACCTACTCACTGATCGTCGCGCTGTTCTTCGGCACGATGGGCCTACCCCACGTCCTGGTCCGCTTCTACACCAACCCCGACGGCCGGGCCGCCCGGCGGACCACCCTGGTGGTGCTCGGCCTGCTCGGCATCTTCTACCTGTTCCCGACCATCTACGGCGCGCTCGGTCGGCTCTACACCCCGGACCTGCTGCTCACCGGCCGCACCGACGCCGTCGTCCTCCTGCTGCCCGGGCGGTTGATCGAGGGCACGGCCGGGGACGCCCTGTCGGCGCTGGTGACCGCCGGTGCCTTCGCCGCCTTCCTGTCGACCTCCTCCGGTCTGACCATCTCGGTCGCCGGCGTGCTCTCCCAGGACCTGATCGGCCGGCGGGTGCGCAACCCGGTCACCGCCTTCCGGCTCGGGGCCTCCCTGGCGCTGGTCGTACCGATCGCGCTCGCCCTCGTCAGCCCCTCCCTCGGGATCGCCGACGTCGTGGGGCTGGCCTTCGCGGTGGCCGCGTCCTCCTTCTGCCCGCTCCTGCTGCTGGGCATCTGGTGGCGCCGGCTCACCTCCGTGGGTGCCATCGCCGGCCTGGTCACCGGCGGCGGGCTGTCCACCCTGGCCGTGGTGGCCACCATCGTGGCGTCGCCGGCCGGGGGCTGGTGGGCCCCGCTGCTGGCGCAGCCGGCCGCGTGGACGATGCCCCTGGCGTTCCTGGTCATGGTACTGGTGTCGCTGGCCACCCCGGGCCGCGTGGCCGCCGGGGTGAACCGCACGATGGTGCGGCTGCACACCCCGGAGAGCGTGGACCTGGACCGCGGCGACTGGGACCCCGAGGACCGCTGGCGGTCCCGGACCAGCTGA
- a CDS encoding 5-oxoprolinase subunit B family protein: MKVLPSGAHGLLLEFADLDEVLAHYAALREADLPGVLDLVPAGATILVVTDRDTDLSALGHRLRRVPPASHRRTETRPVEVPVRYDGEDLGDLADTLGLTVPELVERHREEEWTVAFCGFAPGFGYLTGSRHDWDIPRRSTPRTKVPAGSLALAGAFTGVYPRESPGGWQLIGHAEVDVFDLDRDPPALLVPGARVRFVEAS, encoded by the coding sequence ATGAAGGTCCTACCCAGCGGGGCGCACGGCCTGCTCCTAGAGTTCGCCGACCTGGACGAGGTCCTCGCGCACTACGCCGCGCTGCGCGAGGCGGACCTGCCGGGCGTGCTCGACCTCGTCCCTGCGGGGGCGACGATCCTGGTCGTCACCGACCGCGACACGGACCTGTCGGCCCTCGGGCACCGGCTCCGGCGCGTGCCGCCCGCGTCCCACCGGCGCACCGAGACCCGTCCGGTCGAGGTGCCGGTCCGCTACGACGGGGAGGACCTGGGCGACCTCGCCGACACCCTGGGGCTCACCGTGCCGGAACTGGTGGAGCGGCACCGGGAGGAGGAGTGGACGGTCGCCTTCTGCGGCTTCGCGCCCGGCTTCGGTTACCTCACCGGTTCCCGGCACGACTGGGACATCCCCCGTCGTTCCACCCCCCGCACCAAGGTGCCGGCCGGCTCGCTGGCCCTGGCCGGCGCGTTCACCGGCGTCTACCCGCGGGAGTCCCCCGGCGGGTGGCAGTTGATCGGGCACGCGGAGGTCGACGTCTTCGACCTGGACCGTGATCCTCCGGCGCTGCTGGTCCCGGGGGCCCGGGTCCGCTTCGTGGAGGCGTCATGA
- a CDS encoding sodium:solute symporter family protein, producing the protein MSDVQLWTLIFVVVSFGLYIYIAYASRVNTTSGFYVAGGGIPAPANGAAIAADWMSAASFISMAGIIAFSSNGYSGSVYLMGWTGGYVLLALLLAPYLRKFGKYTVPDFVGDRYSEAARLVSVVCAIVVSFVYVAGQMSGVGVVFQRFLGVDTTVGVIIGMVIVFVYAVFGGMKGITWTQVAQYSVLIVAYLIPAFAISQKLTGIPVPQIGFGQIMDELNGLQNDLGLGEYTSAFTQMNMLNMILMTATLMFGTAGLPHVIVRFYTARSVRAARFSALWALFFIALLYTTAPAIGAFSKFNVLNQIPGTGVDDVPEWFASWRDVGLITVNDLNGNGVIDVDGGMGDAFELAINNDIVVLATPEIAGLPAPIIGLVAAGGLAAALSTASGLLLVISSSVANDVYYKKVNPQATEARQLMVGRIAMGCAIVVAGYLGINPPGFVAQVVALAFGLGAASFFPILVLGIFWKKCTAAGATAGMVAGLGTTLAYQVWTIDIYGGSDGLFGISETSFGAVGMLINFVVTIIVSQFTTKPTPTMQKLVEDIRYPGRSELVAAHASGSLEEEQLHGDGPDGEPSAT; encoded by the coding sequence GTGAGCGACGTCCAACTGTGGACCCTGATCTTTGTCGTGGTGTCCTTCGGCCTGTACATCTACATCGCCTACGCCAGCCGGGTGAACACCACCTCCGGCTTCTACGTCGCCGGCGGCGGCATCCCGGCACCGGCCAACGGCGCCGCGATCGCCGCCGACTGGATGAGCGCCGCGTCGTTCATCTCGATGGCCGGCATCATCGCGTTCAGCAGCAACGGCTACAGCGGATCGGTCTACCTGATGGGGTGGACCGGCGGCTACGTGCTGCTGGCCCTGCTCCTGGCGCCCTACCTACGCAAGTTCGGCAAGTACACGGTGCCCGACTTCGTCGGTGACCGGTACTCCGAGGCCGCCCGCCTGGTCTCCGTGGTGTGCGCGATCGTGGTCTCCTTCGTCTACGTGGCGGGCCAGATGTCCGGGGTCGGCGTGGTGTTCCAGCGCTTCCTGGGCGTGGACACCACGGTCGGCGTCATCATCGGCATGGTCATCGTCTTCGTGTATGCCGTGTTCGGCGGCATGAAGGGGATCACCTGGACCCAGGTGGCCCAGTACAGCGTCCTGATCGTGGCCTACCTGATCCCGGCCTTCGCGATCTCCCAGAAGCTCACCGGGATCCCGGTGCCGCAGATCGGTTTCGGTCAGATCATGGACGAGCTCAACGGGTTGCAGAACGACCTGGGCCTGGGCGAGTACACCTCGGCGTTCACCCAGATGAACATGCTCAACATGATCCTGATGACGGCAACCCTCATGTTCGGCACCGCCGGCCTGCCGCACGTCATCGTCCGCTTCTACACGGCCCGCAGCGTTCGTGCCGCCCGGTTCTCGGCGTTGTGGGCGCTGTTCTTCATCGCATTGCTCTACACGACGGCGCCGGCGATCGGGGCGTTCAGCAAGTTCAACGTGCTGAACCAGATCCCGGGGACCGGGGTCGACGACGTGCCCGAGTGGTTCGCCTCCTGGCGGGACGTCGGGCTGATCACCGTCAACGACCTCAACGGCAACGGCGTGATCGACGTCGACGGCGGCATGGGCGACGCGTTCGAGCTGGCGATCAACAACGACATCGTGGTGCTGGCCACCCCCGAGATCGCCGGCCTGCCGGCGCCGATCATCGGTCTGGTGGCCGCCGGCGGTCTCGCGGCCGCTCTGTCGACCGCCTCCGGCCTGCTCCTGGTGATCTCGTCCTCGGTCGCCAACGACGTCTACTACAAGAAGGTCAACCCGCAGGCGACCGAGGCCCGACAGCTCATGGTCGGCCGGATCGCCATGGGGTGTGCCATCGTCGTCGCCGGCTACCTGGGCATCAACCCTCCGGGGTTCGTGGCGCAGGTGGTCGCCCTCGCCTTCGGCCTCGGGGCCGCGAGCTTCTTCCCGATCCTCGTCCTGGGGATCTTCTGGAAGAAGTGCACGGCGGCCGGGGCGACCGCGGGCATGGTCGCAGGTCTGGGCACGACCCTGGCCTACCAGGTCTGGACGATCGATATCTACGGCGGCAGCGACGGGTTGTTCGGCATTTCCGAGACGAGCTTCGGCGCGGTCGGGATGTTGATCAACTTCGTGGTGACGATCATCGTCTCGCAGTTCACCACGAAGCCGACGCCGACCATGCAGAAGCTCGTGGAGGACATCCGCTACCCGGGACGCAGCGAGCTGGTCGCGGCCCACGCCAGCGGCAGCCTCGAGGAGGAGCAGCTCCACGGGGACGGCCCGGACGGGGAACCGTCCGCGACCTGA
- a CDS encoding sensor histidine kinase translates to MGTAIAITIGVIVMAGGAVLLGWLVRSRLVLGSPEDQATYRVLHITSLATPELRAGLHAGAGRAARHLRALLGTEALALTDGREPLAWDGVGEDRHAAQAPGHATDAVQDGSTAVLGPEAVACGDPECPVKFAITAALTTEDHVVGALTAYTAGRPSARLVRAVEEVARFVSGQLELAQLDQSRAKLAEAEIRALRAQISPHFVYNSLGAIASYVRTDPEHARELLLEFADFTRYSFRRHGEFTTLAEELRSIERYLMLERARFGERLEVTLRVAPEVLPVAVPFLCLQPLVENAVRHGLEGQPGTGRIVIVAEDAGNEATISIEDDGVGMDPDHVLATLVGESGDHVGLGNVDERLRSVFGDEYGLVVETAPGAGTKVSMRVPKYSPGVHAS, encoded by the coding sequence ATGGGCACCGCCATCGCCATCACGATCGGTGTGATCGTCATGGCCGGCGGCGCGGTGCTGCTGGGCTGGCTGGTCCGGTCCCGGCTCGTGCTGGGTAGCCCGGAGGACCAGGCCACCTACCGGGTGCTGCACATCACCAGCCTGGCCACGCCAGAGCTGCGGGCCGGGCTCCACGCCGGGGCCGGCCGGGCCGCGCGCCACCTGAGGGCCCTGCTCGGCACGGAGGCCCTGGCGCTGACCGACGGCCGGGAGCCCCTGGCCTGGGACGGTGTCGGTGAGGACCGACACGCCGCGCAGGCACCGGGACACGCCACGGACGCGGTGCAGGACGGTTCCACGGCGGTCCTCGGGCCGGAGGCGGTGGCCTGCGGCGACCCGGAGTGCCCGGTGAAGTTCGCGATCACGGCCGCGCTCACGACCGAGGACCACGTGGTCGGCGCGCTCACGGCATACACCGCGGGTCGCCCTTCCGCACGACTGGTCCGGGCCGTCGAGGAGGTGGCCCGATTCGTCTCCGGCCAACTCGAACTCGCCCAGCTGGACCAGTCCCGGGCCAAGCTGGCCGAGGCCGAGATCCGCGCCCTGCGCGCCCAGATCTCCCCGCACTTCGTCTACAACTCCCTCGGCGCCATCGCCTCCTACGTGCGCACCGACCCCGAACACGCCCGCGAGCTGCTGCTCGAGTTCGCCGACTTCACCCGCTACTCCTTCCGCCGCCACGGCGAGTTCACCACCCTGGCCGAAGAACTGCGCTCCATCGAGCGCTACCTGATGCTGGAGCGCGCCCGGTTCGGCGAGCGTCTGGAGGTCACCCTGCGGGTGGCGCCCGAGGTGCTGCCGGTGGCCGTACCCTTCCTGTGTCTCCAGCCGCTGGTCGAGAACGCAGTCCGGCACGGGCTGGAGGGCCAGCCGGGCACCGGGCGGATCGTGATCGTGGCCGAGGACGCGGGGAACGAGGCCACCATCAGCATCGAGGACGACGGCGTCGGCATGGACCCGGACCACGTGCTGGCCACCCTCGTCGGGGAGAGCGGCGACCACGTGGGCCTGGGGAACGTGGACGAGCGGCTGCGCAGCGTCTTCGGGGACGAGTACGGGTTGGTGGTCGAGACCGCGCCCGGGGCCGGGACCAAGGTGAGTATGCGGGTGCCCAAGTACTCCCCCGGCGTCCACGCCAGCTGA